The DNA region CAACGCAAGTCTAACTTAGACATTCACAGTGAAAATGGTATGCCTGATTGTCATCCTATTGATACTTTTATGCATTCGAGCATCAAGCTTGTTCCGGGTCAGAGGGAGCCATCGAACTACCCGAGAAGATATCAATAGTTTATGGGTAAACTCAACTATCTGACAGTCACCAGGCTGAATATTACATTTGCGGTGAGCATTGTGAGCTAGTTCCTGAACGCTCCTTGTGATAGTCATTGGGATGCAGTCATTTGAATTCTTAGATATATAAATAATGCATCAGGAAGAGGACTATTATATGAATATAAGGGTAATGCTAAAATCATTTGTTATTCATATGCTGATTGGGCCGAATCATTGTTGCTTAGGAGATCCACGTCCGAATATTATGTTATGATTGGAGATAATATGATCTCATGGAGAAGCAAGAAACATAATACAGTTGCTAACTAGTGTTGAAGCTGAATATCGTGTTATGGCAGCAGCCTCAAAGGAGCTTGCATGGTTGAAAAGTTTACTCTCAGAACTTAGGTTGCGAGATCTTCATAACACAAAACTCATATGCGATAATCAAATGATACTTCACATTGCATCTAATCTGGCTTTCCATGAAGAgaccaaacacatagaaataGACTGTTATTATGTAACGAATAAGGTAGTTTCAGGAGAAATCACCACATATTTCGTCAAATCTAAAGACCAATTGGTTAATATGTTTACAAAGTCTCTTAGGGGTTCTCGAGTGGATTACATTTATAACAAGTTCGGATCATATGACATATATGATCCAGTTTGAGGAGGTATGTTAAAAGTATTTATATATATAAAGTCTCGTTGTAATTAGGCGTAAGTCTCCGTAGTGTTTTTTAAGACAATTTATTCAAATATTTCTCATTCTTTATACCTTAATAGTTTATATTATCGACAAATGTTAACTCAATTGACAAAAATCGATATAATTAAATTAAACCTCAAATTAAGATTCAAATAATATATTTCACAATTATGTATATATGTTTGTATGAGTTTTGAAATAATTATCATTCCATCTACATATTAAAAAAATCCATATCGAGCAATCTATAAAGAAACTTGTTGAACACTTCTATCTTATAACCAAGATGTCAATTTTTACATACAAGTATATCTAGGGTGACATCTATGAGTCACATTCCTTTACTTTCCACCAAgtaaactaaaaataaaaatgtaATTTACCATAATCAAAGTTCAAAACGACCAGGTAAAAAAAACCCTAATAAAACCAATGTTCCTTAATTTCACCAATTACACAACTCCAACAACTGCACAATGCAATGTTGGAACCTTGTCCAACAAATCCATAGTCAACATAGAAGCCTTTGATTTTTGCTTTGTCATAATCCTCTCGGAGTTACTATATCCCATTGGAAGTGGTTTTGTTGAAGTGTTCCTTTCACATGGACCTAACCATTTAGCTTGCATGTACCTATGTTTCCTCCATGGTCCCATATGCATTTTCTTATCCTTCATGCATCTTTTGGCTGCATTGCATAAGATTTTGATTAAGTTGCTTAATCTTTCTACTTTTCCAACAAACACTTGTGGTAGCTTTTGGATTAGTTCATTGTATTCATTGCTTCCTCTTGCCATCTCAAATTCAGCTTGGAAGTTCAGCTCTATCATCACTCTTACTTCTCCTTTCTTTGGGTTTGTGTTGTCAATCACATCCAAAAATGTGTGTTCACCTGTATAGTTAATTTTGATAGTACTATTAGATTGTTGAAATTATATTTTGTATTAAATTCTAAATTTTGTTTCTCACTAGAAACATATTTTTCCTTTTCCAATACAAAAAATAAAGTCATTTGATATCTGCTATAAActttttttaataatattttgGATGAAAATGGATATTATATAAGTTCATAGCATATACTCTTTGAAACTAATCTTATTATACCACCACAAGATTTCTTTTCACATATTTATTCACTTTCTTAAAATGATAAAAACCAAAATTGAATAATTAAAAAACATATTTATTTCTAATCTATAAGTATGATTTTAAAAAACGGTCGCCACAAAAGTAGTATGGACAGATGATAATATAGTATCTTATTATAATTTTATgttaaaaaataaattatgattAATTTAGACCGTGATGACTATGATCAATGTTAGACTCATGACCGATATCGCGAAAGCCTTAACGGTATCGCGGCCGTTTTTTAAAACCCTACAAATTAACATCATGTACTACCTGCTGGAATATCTTTGGAAGTTTTCCATCTAGTTTTACAAATAGCACTATTGAAACCAGCTTTCTGTAGCCTCCTACAAACTTCTCTCATTAAGCAGTTTTTGCAGCAACTTGTTCCACCATTCATCATCTTTCTGCTGCAACCACACACTCCTGTTCCAGAAGCGCTTATTTCCTCAATCACTTCTTTCGTCGCACTTCTTATCTTTGTCTCCAAAGAACTTGTTCTGTATACATTCGTCTGCACCAATTCAAATCACACTAACTCATCAAAAcagaataaatctccaaaatCTAATATACTTTTGAAACAAAAACAAATCAAAATCATTATCACTTTCTTAGATCACCTGCAATCCTTGATGTTGACTGTCCCAAAAGCTTCGATTCATCTCATTGATACCATTCAGATCtttctcatcatcttcatcatcatcatcatccaaTTCCATTTCAAGTGAATGACATTGATCATCACTGCTAGAACTCGACATGAAAACTTCACCATCATCAAGAAAATCAAACTCAACATCACAAACACTTTCTTCAGACTCAACACTACCTTGTCGCCGACACGACAAAAACCTAGTAACTTTTCCAGCCAAAGATGTTGCACCCATGATTCTTATCTCACCTTGTTTTTTTTGTTTCTTACATTTCATGGCCTTTTATATACGCAAGAAAATGTAACGATGTTGTTTTGGTGGGTCCTACTTAGGACTCTACTACACGCCGCGCACATGAACGTAAATTCTGGATGCTTACGTGGCAGTTTTTCATTGGATGATTCAAATCTGTCTTTTCTTGTAATAATTTCAGTTTCATGAAAATAATGTAAATGTTTGTTGCTTGAGACAGACAACATGGATCCACGTCAGTCACATACAATTATTTTCAACCTACCCTTTACTTCAATCATGGATATGGATATACTCGAATATTCATATTTTAATTCTTATTTTAATCATTTTCGGTGAATATTTCTACATTATTTATCTATTTATCTAGATAAATAAGTAGTAAATATAATATGTTAACCTGACTTTTTGTATTACACTTTTTCCAATACTTTTTTTTTCCTTAAATTAATACTTTGATGGCGTTTTTAGTGTAAAATAATTTCTAATTGTATATTACTAAGTGAAATAATTTATAGTTATTTATATTTGTTAATTTAACAGACTTTTTTATGATGAGCTATGGCGTGTTTAGTGTGAAATAActtataattatatattattaaGTGAAATAATTTATAATTATCTATATTTGTTAATTTAACAAACTTTTCTATGATGGCGTGTTTAGTGTGAAATAATTTATAATTACATATTACAAAGTGTTTAGTGTATATCTTTTAATGTATTATTTGTGCATAAATTATAGTTTTTTAAAAGAAAAGTTTAAATTATTTGGGAATTAAGTATTTCTATTTCAatcattatttatatttttgtgtgtATGTAGTCATGATTTATATTAAAACCTTGAGAAAATATTTGATGAGCATACTAGATAGACATGAATTTAATTAGGATAGATGTAAGaattttgaatttatttgagaaaACTTACTGAACTGTTGAATATTATAATCTAAAAGATTAATGACTTTAGATATTCAAGAACTTCCATTAAAAAAACTATAATAAGAATGAAAATAGGAATAGTAAAAACAatgttaaatatatttttattgtctatcaaatttatttaattttcttcttgtaaaaaattattaaatttaTAGTCTCTGCAAAATTACCTTTTAAATAGTTTTAATTCTTGTTGAAGTAAAACATATTATTTTTATCcttttataatttatttattttatatttattgaATAATAAATATATAGTATATTTATATAGACCAATTACATTATCTATTTCATTAATCTAAAAAGTAAATTATATGTCATAAAAAAGACTTGAGTAgtatttttttataaaaataaatatattttaaattataaaaaattcTTCTACAATTTTTTTTAACAATAGATGAAATATATATAATATTTCAAATGTACACAACataaaaaaaaattttttttttcttaCATCATTATATAAATGAATTGCTTATAATTTTCTTAACATATCTATAAAAAAAATCATGGAAAAAGTTGACTTAACAGTAAAGATTAATGAAGCTTTCAAAATcattttataaaaataaaaataaaaaatttaataacttttttgattttattaataaaaaatatatattttaaatttattgagtaattaatatatttaatttatatatatttaaGACACATTGTTCATTCAagaaatttaaaaaatatttttttataaataagtTTATATAAGTATTTTACttaaaaaatagtaaaataaaagGAAGAGAAGAAAATACCCCAATCCTATTCTTGTGATCAAGACAATATGGACCACATGACAAGTCATGAATCATGATACAAATAGATCTGCCACGTTGCAAGATCAGGGACGTTGATTTATGATCTTATCCTATAAGGGAGTTAGATGGGACCATGATGTCTCTCACATTTTATGTGAAGAAGTGACAATTTCAATATTAATGTTTGAAATCAATAGAGATACGCGGCTTCTAGTGAATGGTTTTTCTTAATCGATTAGAAAATAATTTCCAAAGTATTGTATTATCATCATTAGCATTATTCATTTGAAGGTAGGTCAAGGCGTGGGACATGTGATATGAGGACAAATTTAAGGGCTTCTTTGTCATTTGGTTGTATTGCAATAATTTGTATGACCCACCCACTGTGATGTTTTGtaagtaaataaataaatggaCTTGTATTGGAAAGTGTATGGCTTGAAGGGTGAAAGGATTGggattttatttgtttttattgaAAAAATGGGTAGCATAATTATCACACTCATGGTGGTCCTTGCTTTGAGTTATCAAGAAATGTCTTCAAGTGAAGTTGATGGCATTTCTAAGTACAGATTTTAATAGCCTAACGAAAATTGAAGCAACAGTTAaccatgattttttttttaaaaaaccatgtttttaaaaaataatatcaaaataatcactatttcaaaatatttattaataaattAACCAAGACGCTATTTGCATTGTCACATGCAATGAATCTCTTGAACATATGCGTCATTTGTATTGGCGCAAGCATGCCAATTTCGCCACTAGAAGTGACGCATGCATGTCCTATGCGCCACATGCAATGACGCATGCATAGTCCACTCAGTGCAGCCTCCAACGAAGATCCAAGTTTGGAATGTAGATACGTTTGAACATCTTAATAGGACTTTAAAcagttggttagatggagaaattgcagaGGGTGAAAAAATCAGAAGAATTCAAAGACTTGATATCACGTTCAACAaaaatggagaagttcgtttCTGGGTGAACGTTAAAACTGACAGAGATGTTCACAGGATGATGTATACTTTTCacaaaattattttgatggttgtaatcgcatagttatgttgtttatttgttgtatttgtttgtgatgttattttattgttatagttgtttgtgttattgtttgATTATTGTTTAATTGTTGTTTAAATTATTGTTTAATTGTCGTTTTCAAGTTATTGTAACTGAATCTTATGATATTTAtgaaataaatgttgtttttaatataaagcaaaaggattacaattaaaattatgttGTTGTGCTTTATCTAATATTGAGACAGTTTGTACGATTATGACCGggctgacgacatgaactacataatctcactattttgttcgccgtatccatttcgaTTCGAATATGGGTGTTGTTTGGACGgtcctttttctttcttcgcattatttcattgtgccagagtattgtccccttgatatgcagatcaataatcctcttttgctaccaTCGAAAAGCTAGTTTTGTAAATATTGCATaggtttatgactttgtaaacgaaagtaagttggaaggatcatgtcgaacctttgaacatgtcGCTATGACATGGAAGcagggcatacgaaaggcttggaactttctACAGTCGCACTAACCTCTACCTAATTCCACTCAATAGTGCCCCCTCGGtatgccttcattgtgatccattgACTCAGCAACGttgtaccaacctttagtacaGTCAAACACTATAACCACATGTGTAGCTTTGGCAGCTTGCTCTTAATGAATTTCATTTAAGCATCACTTAACAACTTCCCAGATTGTAACACtaaactccatttggaacgtctgatCTTAAACAGCGCCCCTAGCTTAAAATAGGTTGCTATCACTAAAGAAGTTATTGGTAGGTTTCATATGCCTTTGAAGATAGAGTTAATTGATTCCACGAGACTTGTTGTCATGTGTCCTCAtcgttgaccgttgtcgtataCCCTGATCCACTTCTCCAATCGAATATTGTCGATCCACCTTATTGCATCTATGTTTGACAATCTGATGCCTTTGTGGTAGTGTTTGAAGGAAGGTTCGGTTAATGCATACCCTGCATTGATAACCTTCTTCCGCAAcattttgtctttgatctcccgcatgaATTTTTTtagcgatatgtctaatgcagtagacatgcgtcgaaggaggatccTGCCACCCATTATCAAAGTTTTTATAGGCACTCACAATTGATGGGTGTATGTatgagatcaaacataagttagaCTGAGGAGTAACGTGCATTCagagattttttaggaaaaaactaCATCCCTCAGtagtctccccttcaactagtgcaaaagcgattggaaaaatgttgttgttgtcatCTTGTGCTATTGCCATGAGTAacgttcctttatatttcccgtacaaccatgtaccatcaatttgtataataggtttacaaaaagcaaaacctttgatgcatggttcatacgcccagaagagtcggtggaatattccattaccaCTAACACAAGTCCCGTCTGGGGTATATGCCGACAATGTTTCCAAATTGATAATAGTCCCTAGAGCATAATGCTTAAGTGCCACCAAGTATTTTGGAAGCACTTTGTATGACTCCTTCCAATttccaaacactttttcaactTCCTTAGTCCTAGATATCCATGCCTTCCTGTAtgatggagtataattatattgtgtaacaatatgcgagattattgtactcatCTTTAATAATGGATTGTCGCTAATGACATACAAA from Lathyrus oleraceus cultivar Zhongwan6 chromosome 1, CAAS_Psat_ZW6_1.0, whole genome shotgun sequence includes:
- the LOC127082140 gene encoding uncharacterized protein LOC127082140 translates to MGATSLAGKVTRFLSCRRQGSVESEESVCDVEFDFLDDGEVFMSSSSSDDQCHSLEMELDDDDDEDDEKDLNGINEMNRSFWDSQHQGLQTNVYRTSSLETKIRSATKEVIEEISASGTGVCGCSRKMMNGGTSCCKNCLMREVCRRLQKAGFNSAICKTRWKTSKDIPAGEHTFLDVIDNTNPKKGEVRVMIELNFQAEFEMARGSNEYNELIQKLPQVFVGKVERLSNLIKILCNAAKRCMKDKKMHMGPWRKHRYMQAKWLGPCERNTSTKPLPMGYSNSERIMTKQKSKASMLTMDLLDKVPTLHCAVVGVV